The DNA sequence CTGGCCGGCTGAACCAAAAAGCGGCGTCCCGTACGGGACGCCGCTACGTCGGGTGCTTGTACCGGGAAGCGTTAGACTTCCTCGGGAGCATAAATGTCCTTCAGGAGCGCCTGCAGCTTGGTACGCCCCCGGTTAATGCGGCTCTTGACCGTGCCCATGGGCAACCCGGTGATCTGAGCGATCTCCTCATAGGTGAGCTGCTGCACGTCGCGCAGCACCACTACTTCGCGGAAGTCGGGAGGGATGCTGCTGAGCGCTTCCTGAATGTACTTGTCCTGGATAATGCTTTCCGCGTGCTTGTCCGGCGCAAATGTTTCGTCAGGTAAAGCAATTTCGTACTCCTCGTCGTCACGGTTGACCGACTGAATAGAATAGACACGCCGCCGCTTGCGCTTTCGGTACTCCGAGCGGGCCAAATTACCGGCAATCGTATAC is a window from the Rhodothermus sp. genome containing:
- a CDS encoding sigma-70 family RNA polymerase sigma factor; translation: MLHRTRIVKKAQRPRSEEAEQQDRLALLQQMSDEDLMEQFQAGTVEAFNILVERYSERLMHYLYGFLGDARRCEDLLQETFLRVYRNRHSYQRIAKFSTWLYTIAGNLARSEYRKRKRRRVYSIQSVNRDDEEYEIALPDETFAPDKHAESIIQDKYIQEALSSIPPDFREVVVLRDVQQLTYEEIAQITGLPMGTVKSRINRGRTKLQALLKDIYAPEEV